One Phycisphaerae bacterium RAS2 DNA window includes the following coding sequences:
- the nasE gene encoding Assimilatory nitrite reductase [NAD(P)H] small subunit, translating into MKGKHWVRLLPTNALAPGAAKYVEAGGLELAAFHLSDPDRFVVTANSCPHAGGNLAAGQVEGREVTCPWHCWKFDLDNGRCTLSETVQLRRYEARVEGGFIWARLDQPLPPGPPNAEGPS; encoded by the coding sequence ATGAAAGGTAAACACTGGGTACGCCTGCTGCCGACGAACGCCTTAGCGCCTGGCGCGGCGAAGTACGTCGAGGCGGGCGGCCTGGAGTTGGCGGCTTTTCACTTGTCGGACCCGGACCGATTTGTGGTCACGGCCAATTCATGTCCGCATGCAGGAGGCAATCTTGCGGCAGGGCAGGTGGAAGGACGCGAAGTAACATGCCCGTGGCATTGCTGGAAGTTTGATCTCGACAACGGCCGATGCACGCTTTCCGAAACGGTTCAGCTTCGGCGGTACGAAGCGCGGGTGGAGGGCGGCTTCATTTGGGCGAGACTGGATCAGCCGCTGCCGCCCGGTCCGCCCAATGCCGAAGGACCTTCCTGA